The candidate division KSB1 bacterium nucleotide sequence AAAACGGAATGTGCAAATAAAGTCCAAGCGTATTTTCAAGAGGCGGCGAGTTCAAGGCCTCGAAAGCTTCTGGAAGTTTATCCTCGCTCCAAAATGAATAAGGCGGATAATTGGAAACGAAAACGCTGCCGGCCTCGGTTTCTTTAAGATCGAGCCGTGAAGTTGCTGGTTCAGGTTGTGAAGTTTGTGGATTTGAAGTCATAAAATATAAAAATCCCAAAAATCAAATTCCAATCCCTATGTGAAATTTGGTATTTGATAAATTGGAATTTACCTCTCATTTATTTTTTTCCAAAACAAAAAACGATGCCATCATCGTTGCCGATAATAAACTTGCCGTCAGCAAAGCTCGCTGACGACGCAATTGCTGAGGCTGTATCGAATTCCCAAAGCAGTTTGCCTGAGTGAATATCAAAAATAAAAATGATGCCTCGAGTCGAGGCAATAATTGCTTTATTTCCTATAATGACAGGCGAGGATTCTATTTTAGCTTTCGCCTGATAAGTCCAAAGCGATTCGCCGGTTTTCGGATTTAAGGCATGAACCATCTTGTCCCGTCCACCAACAATGACCACTTTCTCAGTTACTGCTGCTGATGAGTAGTAAGGAAATTTCCTTTTGGGGTGCTCATATTGCCAGGCAATATTAGACTTTTTTAAATCAATGCAATAAACCTGATTTCCAAAAGAGCCGAAATATGCCCGATCGTTGTGAACTGCAGGACTTGCAGCCACATAGGCTCCCAGGTCGATTTTTTGCACTTCTTTTCCCGAAGGAATATCAATGACCCGAAAATAATAATCGCAGCCGGTAACAAAAGCATGGTCGTCCAAAATCGCCGGGGTACCGTGTACATAACCTTCCGTCTCAAATTTCCAAACCAAGCCGCCGTCTTTTGCCGAAAGGCAGTAAAGAAAATTATCATAGGCGCCAAAAAGCACTTTGTCTTTATAAAAATTTGCCGAGGAATTAATTTCGCCCTCGGCTTCAAATGTCCAGATGTTTTCACCGGTTTTTGCATTCAGAGCGTAAAATTTGCCAAGCTCATCACCAAAGTAAACTGTGTCGTTATAAATAGATGGGGATGATTTTATCGGGTCTGTGCCTTCGAGTTTCCATTTCAACTTTCCAGTGGCAAAGTCAATCGCGTAGAAATTGCCGTCGAGCGTTCCGAAATAAACGGTTCCGTTATAAATCGCTGCTGTAGATTCAACTGCATCGCTTGCTTCGAAAGTCCAGAGTGGCTCAGGGTTTTCAGGTAGTTCTCCTTCTTTCACGCCGGTTAGTTGGGGGTTGCCTCGAAACATGAGCCAATTGCTGGATTTTGATTTATCTGAGGCGTCATCATTGCCACCGATAACAATCGTGTTGGGAATGCAAAGCAAAAATAATAAATAGTACCTAAAGACTTCTGTAGGCCTAAACATTTAAACAACTCCTTTTATCGTTATCAAAAAGCCTTCTCATAAAGTTCCAGTAGCTCTTTCTCCCCAACCGGCCGGGGATTGAACTTTCCCGTCCACTGTTGCGCCGCTTCCTGAGCTAATTCGGGTATTTCGGTTTCACTGATGTGACAATCCCGAAGCCGCACCGGCAGATGATTCATTTCAAATAGTTCTGTAATCCGCGCCGCCAGGCTTTCCGCCCCGGATTTCAGCCCGGTGGTTTCGGCTAATTCGTCATAAAAGCCGTTTACTGTTTCTGCGTTAAACTTGATCACATGCGGCAGCATCAAACCGACTGCAATGCCGTGTGCTATGTCGAAATGCGCGGTCAAAGGATTGGCACAGGCATGAGCCGCGCCGAGCATCGAGTTTTCAATCGCATTTCCGGCGAAATGAGCGCCGAGAAGCATGTTTCCGGCCGCCTCTAAGTTTTGGCGATCTGAGATGAAGGCTTGATAATTTTCAGAGAGCAACTTCCAGGCTTCCCTGGAAAACATTTGAGAAATTGCATTCCGTTTCATTGAGACAAAACTTTCAATCGCATGGGAAATCGCATCAATTCCTGTAACCGCAGCAACTTTTCGGGGGACTGTCTGCAATAAAGTCGGATCCAGTATCACAGTCTTGAAGCGCGCCTTAATATCGCCGCAAGCCATTTTTTGATGCGTTTCCTCGTTCGCGATCAGGGCATATGATTGAGCTTCGCTTCCTGTACCGGCGGTGGTCGGAATACCAATTACAGGCAGCATGGGTTTTGTTGCCTTACCAGTCCCCCAGTAGTCTTCCATTCTGCCGCCATTGGTCAGCAAGAAATTGATTCCTTTTGCAGTGTCCATGGCGCTGCCGCCGCCAAGTGCGATGATGACGTCAATTGGTTCATGTTTCTTAGCAAACTGGACCCCGCTTTCTACATGTTTTGTCGTTGGATTTTCTTCGACGCCCTGAAAGACAACCGACTCGAAAGATGACCGACTGAGGCTCTGAACCGCGCGCTCAACATGCCCTGCCTTCGCCAGTCCGGGATCACTCACGAGTAAAGCTTTTTGGACCCCAAGTTCTTTTGTCGATGCGCCGAGTTGGTCAATGGCATTCTCGCCAAAGATTACTCTGGTTGTCGGATTGTAGTCGAAAATTTGCATATAATTGATTATTGAATATTGTTTATTGATTAATCTAACTAAGCTAATTTTATATTCTTTTGAGCGGTCTTTCTGGATGAAATAAAATATCGATGTTAATTCTTTGGCTTCGTTTAATAGCGGTAGCACTAATTCCTTCTTTTAGCAAATTCTCATCAACTATAAATTCAAACCAGAAAGTGGATTCATCTGCCTCCTCTATTACGATACTAATTTTTGTTACAAAAACATTTTTTGTTTGAGCTACACAAGTTGCTCTATAAATTCGCAGCAACTGAAGTAGCGCATCTTATTAATTGTCCTTGGATATTTCTACCTAACTTTATAGTTGGCAATGCCAACGCAAGCTTAACACATCTATGAGCAAAATCCTTAGTCCGTTTCTTAAGTTCTTGAAAATCAATTTAATTAATTACTAACATTTCTCACTTCAGTTGACATTGTAATTATTCCATTTAGGATGAAAAAATTCATTTAATGCAGAAATTTCATTTACAAGATTAATCGGCTAAAAATAGGAGTGCAAAAATCAGCGAAGCGTATTTTTGCAGAAACTAAAGCTAAACTCATGTAAAAATACGTTCGCTACACTCACTGATTTTTACACTCCTGCCTTGTCAAAGTGAGGAATGTTAGTAAATAATAAACAAAAAAACAAGTTTAGTTCTATATATGGTAGTGCAGTTTTTTATATATGCACTTTATTTAGATTGGAACTCATTCAATCGGAACGTGGTTAAACACACTCAAAAAAACAATGGCATAAAAATTATGTACACCCAGGTTTTAGTATTAAATGCCAGTTATGAGCCAATTCACATATGTGGGATCAAGCGGGCAATAATTCTCATCGTCAAGGGCTTAGCTCGAAGCGAGCAAAACACACCTCGTGTGATGCGGTCACCTTCAACAGTTTTTCCGGTCCCGGCAGTGATTCGCCTGTTGCATTATGTTCAAATTCCTTACCGAAAAAAAGCCTACTCTAAAAAGCATATTTATTTGCGCGATGGATATACATGTCAATATTGCGGTGACGTTCATACGCCGCATGAGTTGACGCTCGATCATATCCTGCCGCAGTCGCGTGGGGGTAAAAACGTCTGGGAGAACCTGGTTACTTGCTGTCGCAAGTGTAACTCAAAAAAGAGCGATCTCACGCCAAGAGAAGCAGACATGGTCATATTGAATAAGCCAAAGCCGCTTGGCAGCTATTTTTATCTGCATCTCGTGCGCTCAAAAGCACGCAATAATCAGTACTGGCGCAAATATCTTTATTACGAATAGAGTTTTAAATATTATGAATTGGGGTTTAAGCCTGATGGCGATGTCGTCAGGCTTTTTTTATGGGTTTTACAAAAAGTCAGCTTTTCTTTTCCACGGCAATCTTTTGACTTTTATCTTCTACGATGACTCTTACTTTAGCAATTCTTTGCCGATCAAGACCTTCGATGATAATTTTACCATTTTCGAAATCCAACTTGCTGCCCGGTTCAGGAATATTGCCGGCCATGCTGAATACCACACCACCCACAGTTTCAACATCAAACTCGGGAAGCTTTATCTTCAATCTTTCCTCGCATAATTTCACCGGGCAAAGTCCATCCAGTAAATATTCCCGCCCTCCAACCTGCCGAATGAAAGCGATCGGTTCGTCAAATTCATCATAAATTTCACCAACCAGTTCTTCGAGAACATCTTCCAAAGTCGCAACACCGATCGTGCCGCCGTACTCATCAATCAAGACAGCCATGTGAAGTTTTGTCCGTTGGAACTCCCGAAACAGAGCATCGAGTGTGATGGTCTCCGGATAAAAAAGGATATCGCGCTTTAACTTATTCATGCGAAGCCTCTTCTCACCCCTTGCAGTTGCAGCCATGACATCTTTGATATGGACCATTCCCAAAACTTGATCCAAATCACTTTTACAAAGCGGATAACGGGTGTGCTGACTTTCTTGTGTTATTTTCAGATTTTCCGAAAACGTGTTTGTGGTTGAAAGATAAACAACAGATGTCCTGGGAATCATAATTTGCTTGCCGATTTTTTCGTGCAAGGAAAGGACGTTTTCCATCATCTCGACCTCGCGGCGGGTGAGGTGCCCGCTTTGTGCCGAATGTGCAAAAATGAGTTTGAGCTCATCTTCCGAGTGCGCCATTTCGCTTTCGCTTTCGGGGTTGACACCAACAAGTTTGATCAGAAATAAAGCAGAATGATTTAAGGCAACAATAAACGGTTTAAAAGTTTTATAAAATGCATAAAGGGGTAAAGCAACCCACAAGGCAGTCTTTTCCGCCAGCCGAATGGATAAAGACTTCGGAGCCATTTCGCCAAGTACAATATGCAGGTAAGTAATGATTGTGAAAGCGACCCCAAAAGCAAGGCCGTGAATTATTGCTTGGGTTTTTATTCCCAATTGGGCAAAAAGCGGCTCGAACCAACTCGCCAAGTAGGGTTCTCCCAGCCAACCCAGTGCTAAACTTGCCAGGGTAATTCCCACTTGACAGGCAGAAAGATATGCATCTAATTCATCAAGGATTTTTTTGGCGATGCCGGCGGCAAAAATGCCCTCAGCAGCCTTTTGCTCGATTTGTGATGGGCGGACTTTGACAATTGCAAATTCCGCTGCAACAAAGAAGGCGTTAAGAAAAACAAAAAAGAAGATTACAAAAAGCTGAAAGAAGTATTCCATTGATGGGTTAAATAAAATCCTGGGAATCTAATTATTCATACATAATCGAGTGGTATAAGTTTCAGACCTTCATCCTTTAATGCTTTTAGTTGGAGGCTGTAGTCTGAATGTTATCGCCCTTTTTAAGAAAAGAGCTAATGAGCCCACGAACACTGTAAATAAAAAGAACAAAGAAAAAATAATCAGAACTGAACTGTTCAGGTAAATGATTAAAATAGAGCGTGTACCAAAAGGTGACTGCCAGAACTGCCCAAACAAGTTGACCGAAAAGTATTCTTATCTTTTTATTGGGCATCCAGCGTTTTAAAAATTTTGCATACCAAACCGTAAAAAAATCGATGAACAAAATCAGAATTAATGATGCAATCGAAATGGTTAGGAGTTTGGCTCCCATAAATTACTCCGCATTTTGTTTTTTTACTTATTTAAAATAGGTTGCTAACGGCAAATCAACAACTGTTGTTAAGCCCGGCGACGCATTAGAAACAACCGGAATCGCGTTGATCATTCGAGCAATTGTAGCCTTGTCTCCAAAAATCCCGCCCTCGACATTCAGGTGAATTGGCGGCTCGCCTTCTATCGTCACGCTGTCTCTTTCCTTTTCGGCGCCGATGAATATTTGCAACTCAAGTTTTATCAATTCTACACCATTTTTCAAAGCTTTTGCCACGTGTAAAATCCCTGCCACCTCACCCTGCTGCACAGTTAAATAATCCGTTTCAATGGTTTTAGTGGAAATTTGAGGATCGATTGTTTCTTTGAGTTCGTCGAATTGAAACCCGATTTTATCAGCGACGGCGTATAAAGACTCAACAAGTCCAATATGCCCGAGCTTTCCTTGCCTAACCAGATTTCTGAATTCATCCGGGGTCAGGCCAGCGCCTACTTTCTTCTGTAACGGCAGGCGCCTTTTGGATGCGTCAACGACACGGGTTGCGACGATTTTTTCAATTTTAGTACAAACGCCGCTCATCGCCAGAACAAGCACATCCATTGAAAATCCGGGGTTCACACCGGTGCCGACTACAGTTGTTTTGTTTTCCTCCGCCACTTTATCAATTCGTGCGCAGAACTTTGAATCCCGGCGATAGGGGTAAAACAACTCCTCACACGATGAAACGACTGAAGCGCCAGCCTGGAGACATATTCTTAACTGCTCCTCTACTTTGGCTAAAAAAGAGCCGGTTGAGTGCAGGACAATATCCGGTTGGGTCTCATTCAAGACTTTTTGTGGGTCGTTCGATACCGAAATCTTTAACTTAGAATCAAGACCAAGAACATCGCCCAGATTAACTCCGATTTTGTCCGGATCGACATCGATTCCGCCCACGAGTTTGAGACGTTTTTTTTGAAGAACTAATTTTGCGGCCTCGATTCCTATCGGGCCAAGTCCGTATTGAACAACTTTGAGTTGATTTTCCACTACCTATTTTGACCTCTTTTCAGCTATTCTCAAAATATCCTCATTCTGCGGCAGAAGACGAATTTCAATTCTGCGATTTTTTGCACGCCCCCGGCGCGTTTTGTTCGTGGCGATTGGCCGGTGTTCGCCAAAACCTGATGCTTCCAGGCTTTCGGCATTTAGGCCAACTTCTTCGGTAAGGAAGCGCACCACATTCGTCGCTCTGGCAACCGATAGCTCCCAATTGCTGTCGAATTGGCTTTTCAGATTGAGATGAATCGGCACGTTGTCCGTGTGTCCTTCAACCTTGATGCGCTTGTCTTTGGTCTGCTTCAAGATTCCCCCAACCTGTCCAAGAACTTTCATTCCCTTCTCAGATAGCTCAGCTTCTCCAGAGGGAAAAATAATCCGATCAACGATTCTCACTTTTAATTGGTCCGCCAACTGAGTTATGGTGATTTCTCCGGCCTCGACTTGTTCTTTTAGTTCGCCAATCAAATCTTCATAAGTAGATTTCAATTGGTTTATTTCTTCGTTTTTGGCGTCAGACAATTCTTGCACTTTTTGTTCAACCTGTTTGGTAAGAACCGCATTTTGTTGTTCGAGCTGCTCAACCCGAAAGCCAAGTTCTTCGTTTTCCTGACGAATCTCCTTTAACTGTGACTGAAGGGGTGAAACTTTATCCAGGTAAAAATATCCGGATATGCCAAGCAGCAAAACAAACAAGATCAGTAGAAAGGTCGAAAATGTGTTCATATTATGGGTCTAAGTCGTTTTTTGATTTAGCAATTCCGTAAACGGCGATTCCAAAAGCAACTGCGACATTCAAAGAAATTTTCTTGCCTCTCATCGGGATATTTATCAGAAAATCCGCTCTTTTTACAATCTCCTCGCTGACGCCGTTGTATTCATGTCCAACTACCAGGCACACTGGAAAACGAAAATCGGCCCGATCGTAAGGAATGCTTTTGTCAGTCGCTTCCAAGACAACAATTTGAATGTTTTCACGCTTCAGTTTCTCAACCAAAGTGACGCTTTCAGGAAAATACTCCCACGGCACACTTTCTTCAGCTCCTAAGGCCACTTTGCGAATTTCCCTGTGCGGAGGCTGGCCGGATATTCCGGTCAAAAATAGCTTCGTTACTCCGGCGCCATCTGCCGTCCTGAAGATAGCGCCAACATTATAAAGACTTCGAACATTTTCGACGAGAGCATAAATCATAATTCGGTTCTTGATCCATTTTCTATTGAGAAGAATCTAAAAGCACTCGATTCAGGACTTTGTTCAGTTCAGTGATTTTATAAGGTTTTGTAATCGCCGCCTCAAAACCATAGTCTTGAAAATTTTCCATAATTGGATCATTTAAATAACCACTACAAACAACGGCCTTAACATTCGGGTCATATTGACGAAGTTCTTTCAGAGTGTCGGTAGCCTCTTTACCTGGAATCACTAAATCCAAAATAACTAAATCAAAAGGGTGTTTAGCTTGTTTATAACGTTCGATTGCCGCAGAACCTTCCCCAACATATTCAACCTTGAAGCTAAGATGCTCAAGCATTTTGCACATAGCAACTCCGGCCCGCTTGTCATCATCAACAACAAGCACTCTTCTATCACCGGAAAATGAATTCTGCTCGTCAAATTGAACTTCTTTGCGAGGTTTTCCCGCAACGGCTGTATAATTTGATAAAAAGAATTGTTTGGTCAACTCTATTGCTTCATGAGCAGCACTTTCTGCCTCTAACAAAGTATTATCTAAATCACTTTCCGGTGAGGAGTCCATTCTGGCAATAGAAAGGTTGCTGATAATTGCAGTCAAAAGATTATTGAATTCGTGAACAAAGTCATTTGCACTCATCTCATCCGGTTCCGTTTTTAAAAACTGCTTGTCCGATTTGTTTTGATATAACATGAAACAAAATTTATAGTATGGAAGATGTATATAATAATTTTAAGAAAAATTTGTTTTGTTGTCAAGGACAAACATGAAAAATTAAATAGACAATTGTTTTCAAGTTATTTAAATTGATTTGACATGTGTTGAAAAATTGGCTCGTTGACTTAGGAACAACCACTCCCAATTTACGTTCAATAAAATCAATAAACAACCCGCCATTTTTTTAAAAACAAAAGCGATCTGCTATAAATGTTCACAAACAACAAAGTCGTAAAGATTCTTTTGGGATTGTTGGGCTGCCTTTGTATGGCAATATTTTTCGTAATGCAGGCCAATTCCAAAACTTCAAATCTCTTACGGCAAAACATTTCTAAAAACGAGATTCTCAAAAAAGCCGAAGAAGCTTTTCAAAATTCCGAACTTGCTGATTACGATCTAAAAAGAAGCATCGATCTGGATTTGGATAGTAATTTGTCTAAATACGCCCAACTTCACTTAAACAACGAACGACCGCAAGGCTTTTACCCAATTGGCTCATGGGACGTAGCATGGACAGGAAAAACACACACCAAGAAAGAGGGTGAAGTAGAGGTTCGTTTCCAAGTGAAATACGATTTTGATGGCAATCTCATCGAACGTCTGGAGAGTGCGCCACACCTGCGAAGACCCCCTAATTTCAAAGATTCTGAAGCGGCAGAGGAGGCTGCCAGACGTTTTCTGCACACCATAAATATTGACACCTCAGCAATTACGGTTAGAAACAGTGCGAGCAGCAAAGATGATCGGGTATTACTCTATGATTTTTCCTTCAGTAAACCTTCCTCAATATCTCCGGATTTAAGAGAAAATTACCAAGTGAATATTGCCGGAAGACGCATCACAAATTATCGTGCCCGGGTGATCGTCGATTCCGACAAAGCAATCTTCCCGAAAATCCATAGAACCTCAGAGACCGTTTCCACGATCATCGTAATAGCAATCTGGTTCATCATTGGGCTTTTCCTGATCGGCATATTTATTAAACGTTTAAGACACGATGAACTCGAATTTAAACGGGCATTTTGGTTGGGCGTCACCGGCTTCAGCATCATGTGGCTTGCCATGGCCATTAAGTTTTTCCCGGAATGGGAAGGGATGCTTTTGGGAGGTGGGCTGATCGGTCTGTTTACCGGACTCGGCCTCATTGTAGTTTATTCAGTCACGGATTCACTCAATAGAGACGTTTGGAGAGAAAAAGAAGTATTGTCCGACATCATCGTTAGAGGATTCCTGCGTGTTAAGGAAATGGGTGCAGCTATTCTTGACTCGCTGTTTATTTCCGGTCTAACCCTTCTAACCTTTGGCATCCTTTTCTGGCTAAGCAGTCAGTTCAACATCGGATTCATCGACTTTGATGCAGATGATCATTTTTGGATTTTCAAGGGAAATTTAGCGCTTCTAAAAAATATTTTTTTTACAATAATAAGTTCGCTCTTTATCGGACTGGTTTTACTTTCTTTCTGGTTTGCCTATTTAAAGTCAAAAGTCCGGTCGAATAAAATTTTGATCATTCTATTTACGATTTTTATTAACCTTGCCGGGCTACATCTATATCAAATCCGTCCGACGTATATGGCATTTTTTTTGTTGCTACCGGTTGCATTTCTTTGGGCCTACTACGCTTTTAAAAGTAATTTTATTTCTATATTTCTTTCCCTGTTCACAGTTAATTTTTTCTTAGAGCTTTCCTTAATCGGCAATTTACCCCATGGATTTTATAGTGTCCCAATGATTTTCTCCGGAACGTTTATTCTGGTTTTGTTTGCTTCGGGTGCCTACATTATCCATAGTAAAGTAACCGCAAAAGATTTTGCGCACTATGTGCCGGAATACGTGGGTCGAATTGCAGAAAGAGAAAGATTCTTAAAAGAGTTAGAAATTGCCCGCACCGTGCAGCTACAGTTTTTGCCTCAGTCGATCCCGGAGTTTCCGCATTTGGATATCGCTTGTGTCTGTAAGCCAGCGATGGAAGTAGGGGGCGATTATTATGATTTTATGCCTAATGGTAACGACTCTTTGGGAATTGTCATAGGAGATGTTTCCGGCAAAGGGGTTTCCGCCGCTTTCTACATGACCATGGCAAAAGGGATCATAAAAACACTGTCAAAATCAACCAGCAATCCAAAGGAAATTCTCACCAGGATGAATGAGATTTTTTATGAAAACGCCCCGAAGGATGTTTTTATCAGTGTCATTTATGGTCTTTTTGATAAAGAAAACAATCAACTTGTTTTCGCACGGGCCGGACACAATCCGGTGATCGTTCGCAAAAAGATGGCCAAAAAACCGGAGTTTCTGAAACCAAACGGATTGGCAATCGGTCTGGAAAAAGGTCAGTTATTCTCACAAACAATTGAAGAAGCCACCATCCCCATGGAAAAAGATGACATTTTCGTATTCTTTACCGATGGTGTTTCAGAGGCCATGAACAACAATGGCGATGAGTTTGGTGAAGAGAGGCTTCAACAAATTATCAGTCAAAACGGTCAATGTTCTGCAGACGACCTCCTCAACAAGATAACACGGGAAGTCAAAAAATTTGCGGGTAAAGCCAAGCAGCACGATGATATTACTATGGTTGTGGTTAAGGTGGGGGGTAAGTAACAATGCTAAAGTGTTGCATATGCTAAAAGTCGTTGGAGTTTTGGATGAATAGAGCAATAGAGTCAAGATAAAGGCCTGGGGTTATATTCCCGGCCTTTACTTTTTTTCAAAAAAGAAATAAAAATCATCACCGCTCCCGAATTTCGATATTCCCACCGGAAGACCTCAAGGTCACCAACTTACCGCCGCCGTTTATTTCACCGCGCAAAGAACTTTTGCCGAAAGTGCCTCTGACCGTCAAGGGTAGATCCGAGTAAACGCGCCCGCCGGAAGTTGAGGCATCGATATCTGCTCGGAAGTCAGGAGGGACTTCGAGTGTAATCCCGCCGCCGGAAGTGTGCAAATCCATCGGTTTATCGATCTGCTTGAGCAATTCTGCCAGAATCGAGCCGCCCGAGGTCTTGGCGGTGAGGTTGCCGTTTATGTTTCTCAATCGTAACCCGCCACCGGAGCTGCGTGCTTTTAAGTCTCCGTTCACGCCGTCGACAGAGATAGAACCTCCGGAGGTTTTTGCATCCAGCGAACCACCGATTTCTCCTAGTCTAATGCCACCACCAGAGGTGTGAATATATGCTTCTCCCGTTGAGCGTTTCAGTGAAATACCGCCGCCAGAAGTTTCCGCACGTACCCGACCGTCAATTTCGCCTATTGAGATACCGCCGCCTGAGGTTTTCAACTCAACCTCTCCGATTAAGTCGGTGACTTTAATTCCGCCACCTGCGGTTCTAACGTCCAGATTGTACTCTTCAGGCACTTGAATTTCATAACGAACGTGCAAGCGATTCCTGCGGTGTGACCGGCGATCAAGCCATTCGCCAATTATTTCGACATCTTTGCCGCGGTGCTCAAAACGAATGTCAAATCGGTCAAACCACTCTTGAGCTTGCTCTTGACTGCGCACATCTGCTTCCAGAAAAACCAGAACTTCAACTTCTTCTCCGGCATGGCTGCGAACCTCGACAGACCCTTTGTCTGAATCCAAATAAAGTGTGCCGCCTTTTTTAACTTTGAAGTTTTTCTCAATGCGCTGCTCAAATTCACCTGCACTTACCTGGCTTACAATCAGCCCAGCAAGAAAAAAGCTTATCAAAATATTTGATTTTTTCATGAATTCCTCCAACTACTTTCTCAGCTTTTTAATATGAATGTCACCATTTACCGTGTAAAGTTCAATGAGATCACCGCCACCGTTGATGTCCCCTTCGCTGCGAATTGATCTGCTGCGTCGATGACGCCGCCTTGACCTTCTCTCTTCTCCGGTGTCCTCAGTGCTCGTCAGTGGAAAATCAGAATAAATATTGTAATCATCCCAGCGATCCGAAATTTCGATTTCGGCTCGAATGGTCGCCGGTAACTTTTCCGGAATGTAGATAACCAACTCACCGCCTGCTGTGCGCAAATCCACACGGTGGTTCTTTTTAAAATCTTCGAGGGTAATTTCAACTGAAATATCCCCGCCGGCTGTTTTTCCCTCAACGCCACCTTTGACATCTTTCAAATCAATGTCGCCGCCGGATGTTGACGTCTTAACACTGCCATTGATCATATCTCCTTTAACATCTCCGCCCGAGGTTGAGGCATCCAACCTGCCGCCGATGTTGCGCAAGTCGATATCACCGCCGGAGGTGTGGACTTCAACATCTCCTTGAGTATTAACCACTTCAATGTCACCGCCGGAGGTGTGCGCTTTAACTTCTCCCCCGACATCTTTAATTTCGATGCTTCCGCCCGAAGTGTGCAAATCAATGCGGTTTTTTGAATTTCTCAGCACAATATCACCACCGGAAGTTTTCGCAACCAACGGTCCACCGATATTCTCAAGCTCAATATCTCCGCCGGAAGTTTTAATTCGAACACTCTTGGTAGAATTTGTCACCTCAATATCGCCGCCGGAGGTATGGGCATCTACTTCGCCATCGATTTCCTCGAGAACAATATCACCACCGGAAGTTTTTAATTTCACATCACCATTTAATCGGCTGACGCTGATATCACCACCCCGGATTTTGATGTCAACCATAAAAACTTTTGGCACGGTCACATCAAACTCACTCTTAATCCAATCCCTCGAGTAATATTCACCGCCAATCTCAATTGTATTTCCGCGTTGCCGATAGTTTGACTTGGACTTTTCAAGAACGGTCCTGGCTTCCTTCTCAGTATAAACATCCATTCTCTTCAGCTCTTTCACGAAAACCTCTTTTTTGTCCCAGGTCGTAATCCGAACATCCCCGCGTACATCAGAAATAATTAATTGTCCACCTTCCTGTACTTTAAAGGTTTT carries:
- a CDS encoding response regulator; translated protein: MSANDFVHEFNNLLTAIISNLSIARMDSSPESDLDNTLLEAESAAHEAIELTKQFFLSNYTAVAGKPRKEVQFDEQNSFSGDRRVLVVDDDKRAGVAMCKMLEHLSFKVEYVGEGSAAIERYKQAKHPFDLVILDLVIPGKEATDTLKELRQYDPNVKAVVCSGYLNDPIMENFQDYGFEAAITKPYKITELNKVLNRVLLDSSQ
- a CDS encoding DUF4097 family beta strand repeat protein; the encoded protein is MKKRSMQLILLLFAICVTSSVFAQELTKRGRYYVAEITKTFKVQEGGQLIISDVRGDVRITTWDKKEVFVKELKRMDVYTEKEARTVLEKSKSNYRQRGNTIEIGGEYYSRDWIKSEFDVTVPKVFMVDIKIRGGDISVSRLNGDVKLKTSGGDIVLEEIDGEVDAHTSGGDIEVTNSTKSVRIKTSGGDIELENIGGPLVAKTSGGDIVLRNSKNRIDLHTSGGSIEIKDVGGEVKAHTSGGDIEVVNTQGDVEVHTSGGDIDLRNIGGRLDASTSGGDVKGDMINGSVKTSTSGGDIDLKDVKGGVEGKTAGGDISVEITLEDFKKNHRVDLRTAGGELVIYIPEKLPATIRAEIEISDRWDDYNIYSDFPLTSTEDTGEERRSRRRHRRSRSIRSEGDINGGGDLIELYTVNGDIHIKKLRK
- a CDS encoding PP2C family protein-serine/threonine phosphatase, translated to MAIFFVMQANSKTSNLLRQNISKNEILKKAEEAFQNSELADYDLKRSIDLDLDSNLSKYAQLHLNNERPQGFYPIGSWDVAWTGKTHTKKEGEVEVRFQVKYDFDGNLIERLESAPHLRRPPNFKDSEAAEEAARRFLHTINIDTSAITVRNSASSKDDRVLLYDFSFSKPSSISPDLRENYQVNIAGRRITNYRARVIVDSDKAIFPKIHRTSETVSTIIVIAIWFIIGLFLIGIFIKRLRHDELEFKRAFWLGVTGFSIMWLAMAIKFFPEWEGMLLGGGLIGLFTGLGLIVVYSVTDSLNRDVWREKEVLSDIIVRGFLRVKEMGAAILDSLFISGLTLLTFGILFWLSSQFNIGFIDFDADDHFWIFKGNLALLKNIFFTIISSLFIGLVLLSFWFAYLKSKVRSNKILIILFTIFINLAGLHLYQIRPTYMAFFLLLPVAFLWAYYAFKSNFISIFLSLFTVNFFLELSLIGNLPHGFYSVPMIFSGTFILVLFASGAYIIHSKVTAKDFAHYVPEYVGRIAERERFLKELEIARTVQLQFLPQSIPEFPHLDIACVCKPAMEVGGDYYDFMPNGNDSLGIVIGDVSGKGVSAAFYMTMAKGIIKTLSKSTSNPKEILTRMNEIFYENAPKDVFISVIYGLFDKENNQLVFARAGHNPVIVRKKMAKKPEFLKPNGLAIGLEKGQLFSQTIEEATIPMEKDDIFVFFTDGVSEAMNNNGDEFGEERLQQIISQNGQCSADDLLNKITREVKKFAGKAKQHDDITMVVVKVGGK
- a CDS encoding DUF4097 family beta strand repeat protein translates to MKKSNILISFFLAGLIVSQVSAGEFEQRIEKNFKVKKGGTLYLDSDKGSVEVRSHAGEEVEVLVFLEADVRSQEQAQEWFDRFDIRFEHRGKDVEIIGEWLDRRSHRRNRLHVRYEIQVPEEYNLDVRTAGGGIKVTDLIGEVELKTSGGGISIGEIDGRVRAETSGGGISLKRSTGEAYIHTSGGGIRLGEIGGSLDAKTSGGSISVDGVNGDLKARSSGGGLRLRNINGNLTAKTSGGSILAELLKQIDKPMDLHTSGGGITLEVPPDFRADIDASTSGGRVYSDLPLTVRGTFGKSSLRGEINGGGKLVTLRSSGGNIEIRER